The sequence TGTTTACGATATTCCGGTTCACGGGTCTTGGACGGCGCTCCAATGCTCTTGACTTTGGGGCCCAAAGGATTGAGAATCCAAAGGGATGACGTTTTCAGTTCTGCCTGGCGCGAAAATCGGCGAGGACGGGGAAGAGGTGGAGGAACAGATGGGTGCTGGGTTGAATGTGCCGTCGGGCAGTCAGGGAATCCTGGGGGGGGCTTGGGGAGCCGCCCGGCTTTGGGCGGGGAGGCGCCCTCTCGCGGTCCTGCTTACCGTCGTTGTGCTGGTGCAATTGGCCTTCGCCCTGGTCTCGGCCTTCAACATCGACGACCCCATCTACCTCCGGCTGATGCGGAACATCGACCGGGCCCCCCTCAACCCCATGGGAGAGCCGGTGCTGTGGGACGGCCAGGTTTCCACGGACATGATGTCCCACTCCCACCCCCCCCTGGTGGTCTACCTCATGTACCCCTTTTACAAGCTGGGGGGAGAGGACCCCGAGTGGTCGCTTCACCTGGGGTTCATCCTCTTCTCGCTGCTGCTGGTGACGGCGGTCTGGTGCCTGGCGGAGTTCTTCGCCCTTCCCCCGTTCCCCGCGGCGTTCCTGGCGTTTTTCTCCCCGGCCGTCTTCACGGTGAGCCACACGGTGATGATGGACCTGCCGGCGCTGGCGCTGGGCGTGACCGGTGTCGCCGCGGCCTTCCGCGGCCTCCGGGACAACCGGCCGGCGGCCGTGCTGGCCGGGGGGGCCTGGATCGGGGCGGCCTGCCTCGTCTCCTACGTGGCGGTGATGTTCCTCCTCCCGCCGGGGGTGGCGCTGCTCCTGTCGCGACGGCGGCTGCGGAACACCCTCCTCCTCGGCTTGCCGCCCGCGGCCTGCCTGGGGGGGTGGCTGGCTTTCGTCTGGTTCCAGACCGGCCGCTTCGTCCTGGCGGACGCCGCCCGGGTGGTCGCCGTGATCCAGGACCGCAGCTACGGGGGCGTCGAGTACCGCCTCTTCTACAACCTCGTCGCCGCCGGGTCCATGGTCCTCTTCCCCGCCGCTCTCCTTGTCTGGCAGTGGCGAACGATCCGGGGAAAGCTCTACCTCCTGGCCGCCCTGGCCATCGGTTTCCGGTTGGCGCTCCGGTTCCCGGGGGAGGGGACGCTGCGGCACGCCCTGGTCGCGTTCGGGGCGGCCGCGGGGATCATCCTCCTGGTGGAGGGGACCCTGGCGGCGGCCCGGGCCGCCCGTTTCGACCGGGAGCGGCGGCCCTTCCACCTCGCGCTGGCCGCCTGGCTTCCGCTCCTGTTCCTCCTCACGGTGAAGACGTGGCCCCACGGGGCCGTCCGTTACCTGCTCTGGATCGTCCCGCCGGCGGTTCTGTGCTTCCTCCTGAGCGAATCCCTGTCCCCGGGCCCCGCCGGGGAGCGGCCGGGGGAAAACCCGGCGCCCGGGCGGCGCCGCCGTCCTCTCTGGGCCTTATTGGCCGGGGGGCAGGTCGCCCTGGCCCTCCTGGCGGCGTGGGCGGACACCGACCTCGCCGGTCGGCAGCGGGCGGCCGTGGACGCAATTTTCGCCCGTTACGCCGCTCCGGGGCGCACACTCTGGTACGCCGGCGAGTGGGGATTGCGGCACTATGTCAGCGCCCGGGGGGGGAAGTGCATCCTGCGCTACGACCGGAGGCCCCGGCCCGGCGACATCCTGGTCCGCCCGGCCCTGCTGTCCTCCACCTACGCCTCGGCCTACGAGGAGGGCCACCGGGCGCAGCGCATCGCCCGCCTGGCGGTCCGGACCCCCTGCCCGCTGCGGACGCTGAGCCCCCGGGCCCGGGCCGGTTTCTGGAGCGATTACTGGGGCCTTCTCCCGCTGGCGCCCGCGACGGGCGACCCCCCCCTCGAGATCCTGGACGTCTATCGCATCCTTCAAACCCTTCCCCCCGACCCGGGACGCGAAAAGGACAACCTGGGCATCCTTCCCCCGGCGAGGCTGACCGTCATCCCCGACGGGTGACCCTTCCCCCGCGCGCGGGGTTGCCCTTCTCACCCTCGCGCCGGGACGGCGCGTGCAAACAGCTTCGGAGGAAGGGCGGACACGAGATTTCACTTGACAGCCCTTCGACGGGCGTCTTATCATTCTGCCGATTTTTGATTTTAGGAGGTCATCCATGGCTTACGTGATCAGCGACAGTTGCACCGCTTGCGGAACCTGCAAACCCGAATGCCCCGTCGATGCCATCAGCGAAGGCGATATCTACAAGATCGACCCTGACACCTGCACCGACTGCGGGACCTGCGCCGACGTTTGCCCGGTGGGTGCCATCGCCCCCGAAGAATAAGCATCCCCAGCGAGGGAAACCCAAGGAAACCCCACCGGGTTTCCTTTTTTTTATTCGCCGGCAGGACGACATGCTCACCCTCGCCCGGGATTCTCAAACGGAAGCCCTCATCCAGAAATCCCGCTTCGTTTCCCTCGCCTTCCGGGCGGACAGCGAGGACGCGTTCCGCCGGCAGCTCGAGGAGATCCGGCGGCGCTTTCCGGGGGCGAACCACTACGTCTTCGCCTACGTCATCCGGGAGGCGGACGGACGCCAGTGCATCCGGTTCTCCGACGACGGGGAGCCTCACAACAGCGCGGGTCGACCCGTCCTGGCACCGATCCAGGGGCGGGACCTCACCAACGCGGCCGTGGTGGTGGTCCGGTACTTCGGGGGGATCAAATTGGGCGTCGGCGGGCTGGTCCGGGCTTACGGCGGGGGCGCGTCCTCGGCCCTCGACGTGGCGGGGATCCGGCCGCTCACCCGACGGGAAAGCGGGAGCCTGGTCCTCGACTACGCGGCCCTCCCGGAGGCGGAGCGGCGGCTCAAGGCGGAGGGCGCCGAGATCGTGCGGAAGGAATTCGGGGAGAAAGTCACCCTGTTCTTCGAGAAGGAGATTGTATGATCTTCATGGCGGACATCAAGCGACTGGAGGAGACGGTGGCCGAACTCCTCGCGGGGCGGGAATTCGCCGGTCGGGCCATCGGACGCCTCCTGGGCGCCGGGGAGTACACCACGGAGGAACGCCAGTGGCTGCACGACGCCGTGATGAGCTTCGTGCAGCTCAAGAACCGCTACCGGACCCTGGTGGAACGTTTCGCGGAGAAAACGGGGATCGAGGACACCGAACCCGAGGACATCCGCCTCTGGATCGCCTGCCGCCACCAGGAGGGGGCGGTCCGGGGGCCCGTGGAGGAAACGGTCTTCTCGGCCATGGCGGCGAAATCCCGCGTTCGCAAGTTCCTCGGCTTTCTCGAGCACAACCCGCCGGAGGAAATCTTCAAAGCGAAGAAGAAAAAGGACCTGGAATGCCTCTGGCTGTACCACTCCCACCCCCTCTGGATGATCCGCAAGTGGCTCGGCGCCTACCCCTGGAAGGAGGTGGAGGACCTCTGCCGTTTCAACAACACGCTCCCCGACGTCGCCGTCCGGGTCAACCCGTTGAAGGGCTCCGTGGAGGGACTGCTGGATTCCCTTCGGGCCGAGGGTTTCGCCGGGGCGGCTTCCGAGTGGTCGCCCTTCGGGGCCACCCTCACCCGTCGCTTCGACGCCCTGTCCCACCCCGGGTACCGAAAGGGGCAATTCACCCTGCAGAGCCTGTCTTCCCAGCTGACCTGCTTCTACCTGAACCCCCGGCCCGGGTCCCGGCTGCTGGACTTCTGCGCGGGGGAGGGGGGCAAGTGCCTGACCCTGGCCCACATCATGAAGGGCAGGGGGGAGGTCTACGTCCACGACAAGCAGATGTGGCGGCTGCAGAACCTCCGGAAACGCCTGCGGCGCGAGGGGGTGCAGAACGTCCGGATGGAGGGGATGGCGTCCATCAAGCGTCGCAGCCTGCTCTTCGACCTGGTGGTGGTGGACACGCCCTGCACCGGGAGCGGGAACTTCCGGCGCCAGCCCGAGCTGAAGTGGAAGCTCAAGGACAGCGAGCCCGAAGAGATGAACCGCGTCCAGCTCGGCATCCTCGACGAGGCCGCCCCCTTCTGCGCACCGGGCGGCCTGCTGGCCTACATCACCTGCTCCCTCTTCCAGGAGGAGAACCACAAGGTGGTGCGGCGTTTCCTCGGCAGCCGGGAGGGGTGGGACCTCGTGAGCCCCGCGGCGTTTCTCGCGGAGCACCACGCCACGGGGTTCTGGCTCCCCGCGGAGAAGTTCGAGACCTTCATCGACGACCGCTACTTCCAGGTCCTCCCGCAGAAGCACCGGATGCCGGGCATGTTCTGCGCCCTCCTGCGGAAACAGGTCGGCGACGGCCCACCCAGGGAATGATCTGTTTCGTGGCGACCCGGTGAAGGCGGACTTCCGTACCCTTTGGCTGCATCCCGGCTGTCCGGTTTTCTTGGCGATCTTTGCGCCTGCGAGATCAAGATCCGGACAGGTTCTCGCCAAGGCGCCAAGCTCGCAAAGGAAGACCCCATGGGAGGTAAATCCCGCATCACCCGCGATCACCCCTCCCGAAAGCTTGTTTCCAACATCTTGCGCGATTTGGCAACGAGTTTACTTTGAAGGTACGACAGCCCAACCCGGGTAAACCGGAAAAAACCACGGATGAACACGGATGATCGGAAGACTGAACCACGAAATACACGGAAGACACGAACGGGATTCCGGGGCGAAAGCAGGGTGATCCCGACGGCCCTGATTCCGGCCTGAACCTTCAGACGGACCCGCCTTCCCCGCACCCTTTCGGGGTGCGTTTCCTCGCCCCGCCGCCCCGGGGACAGGACGCCGTTTCGGCGGCCTGCGCGGCGCGATCAAAGCGGCGCTCCGGCAGCCTTCGCGCCGCACTCCGCAAGGAAGGGAGAAGATCGGGGGTTGCGGGCTGTCGCCGCCAAGGGGGCCGCCGATCCCGGTTGCGAGAACGATTGCAGCTGCGACAGCGATTGCGACAGCGATTGTGATAGCGACTGCGACTGCGATTGCGACAGCGATTGCGACTGCGACTGCGATTGCGACTGCGACTGCGATTGCGATACCGATACCGATACCGATACCGACCCCGATGGGAACCCCCCTCCGCGCCTACAGCCCAACCCGGATAAACCGGAGAGAAACCACGGATGAACACGGATGGACACGGATCATCCGGACGCTCCAGAAAAAAACAGGCGGTTTTTACCTCTCGCAAAGACGCAAAGACGCCAAGCCTCGCAAAGCCGGAAGCGGAAAAGGGGGATTCCTTTGCGAGGCTTTGCATCCTGGCGTCTTTGCGAGAGGCCTGTTACGTCGATTCCGGACCCGGATCGGCACAAGCGTGGCAAACCGGACGACGCTGCCGGGATTCCCTTCTTCGTCCCCGCATCGGGTTTCCCCGCTCTGAAAGCGGTGGGAGCCCACCGACGATTTCAAATCTTGCTCATTTTGCCAAAGAATTTACTTTGAAGGGACTACAGCCCACAGCCTTCTCTCTCAGTAAAGCCGCCTGCGGGTGCAGAAATCCCGGAAGATCCGGCCGGCCAGCGGGGCGGCCTTCGAAGGTCCGAAACCGCGCGGGACAAAGAGAAAGACCGCGGCCCGCGGGGACCCGGCGGGGTAGAACCCGCAGAGCATGCAGACCGCGTCCCCCGGTCGTCCCCCGGACCGGCGACGGGTGGTGGAGGAGGTCTTGGCCCAGAGGTCATCCTTCCCGAACGCTTCCCGGAAGAGACGGGAGGTCCCGGTGGCGGCCGAGGCGGCCATCCCGCGCCGGATCAGCGAGACGGCCGCCGGGTCCCCGACCGGAAGCGGCGGGTCTCCCGACCGGAACGCCGCCCGGTCCGCGGGCCCGTAAAGCGTCACGGGGCGGTCGAGCACCAGGGAGGCCACGGCGGCCGCCAGGTCCCGGAAGACCGGGGAACAGGCGGCGAGATCGCCCCGGAAGAAGGCGGCCCGCCAGGCGCGGAGGGCGTTTTCCGCCGCGGGGGGGGCGGGGAGTTTCCCGTTCCAGAAGGGGGCGATGTGCCCATGGAACGTCTCGGGGGACAGGCGTTCCTCCGCCTGGCCGAACCAGGCGTTGCAGCTGAGGGCCAGGGCGCCGGCCATGTCGGGGGAGCCGTGCCCGTCCTTGAGCCAGCAACGGTGGGAAGGGTCGCCCCAGCCCCGGCAGGGGAACCGCAATGAGGGGGAGGCCGGTTCCGCTGCCGCCAGGGCGTAGGCCAGGAAGAGCTTCATCCAGGAGCCGGCGGGGACCCGGCGGTCCAGGAGGGCGGTGTCCCCCGCGCACACCGTCGAGCCGGCCTGAAGGTCCCACAGGACGACGCAGGTCCCCGGCTCGGAGGCCACCTGGCCCTCCCAGGGTATTCCCGCCGGCGGCGGGGCGGCGGCGAGGGCGAGGAGGAAACCCAGCCAGATCGCGCTCATCAGAGGAATGACCGCTTTTCGGGCGGCCGGCGCATCTCCCGGGCGTGTTCCCGGATGCGGCCGAACATGTCGAACAGCACTTTGCGGTCCGCCCGGTCCATGCCCAGAAGGAACAGGAGCAGCGCGTAGAAGGAGAAGAGCAGGGTGGCCTCCAGCCCGAACTCCAGGTGGGGTTGAGCGGTCAGCGGGTGGGCCTTGAGCCAGAGCAGCCCCGCGACGGCGGGAACCAGGGCCGGGAGGGTGGTCAGCACCCGGGGGGTGACGGGGAAAAAGCGGTAGAGCACCACGATTTCCACCGCCGTGAGGGACCCGTAAACGACCAGCGTCCCGGACAGGACCCAGGCCACCGCGTTCACGCCGTGATGCGGCAGGAGCCACAGGTTGGCGATGACGTTGAGGACGAAAGCGAAGAGCGCGTTGAAGAGCTGAAGGCGGGAGCGGCCCGCCATGGACAGGAAGGCGTCCGAGGGGCCGAGAATCGACACGACCAGGGGGCCGGCGCACAGCACCGCCAGGAAGTGGGCGCCTCGCTCGAACTCCGGGCTGAGGATGCGCAGGCTGAGGTCGGCGCGGACCATCAGGAAGAGGTAGAACGGGAAGGCCAGGGAGAACACCCAGCGGCCCACGGCCCGGTAGAAGGCGA is a genomic window of Acidobacteriota bacterium containing:
- a CDS encoding glycosyltransferase family 39 protein; the encoded protein is MGAGLNVPSGSQGILGGAWGAARLWAGRRPLAVLLTVVVLVQLAFALVSAFNIDDPIYLRLMRNIDRAPLNPMGEPVLWDGQVSTDMMSHSHPPLVVYLMYPFYKLGGEDPEWSLHLGFILFSLLLVTAVWCLAEFFALPPFPAAFLAFFSPAVFTVSHTVMMDLPALALGVTGVAAAFRGLRDNRPAAVLAGGAWIGAACLVSYVAVMFLLPPGVALLLSRRRLRNTLLLGLPPAACLGGWLAFVWFQTGRFVLADAARVVAVIQDRSYGGVEYRLFYNLVAAGSMVLFPAALLVWQWRTIRGKLYLLAALAIGFRLALRFPGEGTLRHALVAFGAAAGIILLVEGTLAAARAARFDRERRPFHLALAAWLPLLFLLTVKTWPHGAVRYLLWIVPPAVLCFLLSESLSPGPAGERPGENPAPGRRRRPLWALLAGGQVALALLAAWADTDLAGRQRAAVDAIFARYAAPGRTLWYAGEWGLRHYVSARGGKCILRYDRRPRPGDILVRPALLSSTYASAYEEGHRAQRIARLAVRTPCPLRTLSPRARAGFWSDYWGLLPLAPATGDPPLEILDVYRILQTLPPDPGREKDNLGILPPARLTVIPDG
- a CDS encoding 4Fe-4S binding protein, with protein sequence MAYVISDSCTACGTCKPECPVDAISEGDIYKIDPDTCTDCGTCADVCPVGAIAPEE
- a CDS encoding YigZ family protein, coding for MLTLARDSQTEALIQKSRFVSLAFRADSEDAFRRQLEEIRRRFPGANHYVFAYVIREADGRQCIRFSDDGEPHNSAGRPVLAPIQGRDLTNAAVVVVRYFGGIKLGVGGLVRAYGGGASSALDVAGIRPLTRRESGSLVLDYAALPEAERRLKAEGAEIVRKEFGEKVTLFFEKEIV
- a CDS encoding RsmB/NOP family class I SAM-dependent RNA methyltransferase; translated protein: MIFMADIKRLEETVAELLAGREFAGRAIGRLLGAGEYTTEERQWLHDAVMSFVQLKNRYRTLVERFAEKTGIEDTEPEDIRLWIACRHQEGAVRGPVEETVFSAMAAKSRVRKFLGFLEHNPPEEIFKAKKKKDLECLWLYHSHPLWMIRKWLGAYPWKEVEDLCRFNNTLPDVAVRVNPLKGSVEGLLDSLRAEGFAGAASEWSPFGATLTRRFDALSHPGYRKGQFTLQSLSSQLTCFYLNPRPGSRLLDFCAGEGGKCLTLAHIMKGRGEVYVHDKQMWRLQNLRKRLRREGVQNVRMEGMASIKRRSLLFDLVVVDTPCTGSGNFRRQPELKWKLKDSEPEEMNRVQLGILDEAAPFCAPGGLLAYITCSLFQEENHKVVRRFLGSREGWDLVSPAAFLAEHHATGFWLPAEKFETFIDDRYFQVLPQKHRMPGMFCALLRKQVGDGPPRE